The DNA sequence GGTGACATTCAGAACCCAGATAAACCAGGAAAATGCGAAATGGATTTCAATCGCTGGATATTTTCTTTATTACTTCTTGTTCGAATACTTCAAAGGACAAACCATTGGCAAGATGTTTACAAAAACAATAGTTGAGTCACAAACCGGAAATCGAAACAACTTTTTTATTCAGATCTTAGGACG is a window from the Aquipluma nitroreducens genome containing:
- a CDS encoding RDD family protein, yielding MINKTLRLINFIIDTGIYLLLMILFLVTFRTQINQENAKWISIAGYFLYYFLFEYFKGQTIGKMFTKTIVESQTGNRNNFFIQILGRTLMRFIPIDILSYLFSVNGLHDWISKTAIHKL